One Dreissena polymorpha isolate Duluth1 chromosome 9, UMN_Dpol_1.0, whole genome shotgun sequence genomic window carries:
- the LOC127844397 gene encoding uncharacterized protein LOC127844397 isoform X1, giving the protein MVFVNLNLETKITIEFHSFLLFTQKLYVLLMMASSKPVGQCCKHDPNWRSKVNWLLNSLRDTLIPAKYIARFYHLLCTCEEHVAREMGNPWESITDEHLADAVNFLDNHISQNPRNPASQVIRKMLEDLRKAGEINEQKANRDCPHPVRQSSALRLLFLLRRCIEQDYGMFESTRQSVQQQQPRVPVRVERTQTFELRGITEEMIGHIIGNNGSKLLPLQRRHACKIVIESKKDGERRIVNAVITKKVKNVDSLKEIYDDLQALADDEKSSLERYQGNVDMEQDDSVNSDDSGNLSSPAEIANLSLGATGTDEPPANQLGASQGTAANQRGASLSAAANQQGASFGNPASQEGASNAEDNRNAGPNANGKRPAADAPIAAMGGAASAEERPSVCLVHDRRWAATFQFMLSRCYTIINLARKECRPFWRFICVCDEPRPDVRLYFPGTINHNMERFKHALGEWPHECQTIIQPVIGQCDRGENAETWFSLVKFAFAYDAILTKHPEMLHQDYKLPGVDFVKRLNEAASQPGPSGREGGAEGGVAAGWGVPGVAGASGIERFTHTTAATTAAALPDRPDMVDNRLVTLKRVTPADWDEDCYFHGKKKKFKFQCVTNLLHKDGQLPTGLNIPFSLAVCVCNETFDRKDYYKTERDLDSDCLTMRIHLKCVRGAGKATFEPLIKVLEDYQKDKQITCGLVKLVYHFNQVLRKKLDEYTILKRLHKQPK; this is encoded by the exons AAGCTGTACGTTCTCTTAATGATGGCAAGCAGCAAACCGGTCGGTCAGTGTTGCAAACATGATCCAAATTGGCGCAGCAAAGTGAATTGGCTTTTGAACAGCCTGCGCGATACGCTGATTCCTGCCAAGTACATCGCTCGCTTTTACCACCTGCTGTGCACATGTGAGGAGCACGTGGCCAGAGAAATGG GGAATCCTTGGGAATCGATTACTGATGAGCATTTGGCTGATGCTGTAAACTTCCTTGACAACCACATCTCTCAGAATCCACGAAACCCTGCCAGCCAGGTAATCCGTAAAATGCTGGAAGATCTGAGAAAAGCTGGCGAAATCAATGAACAGAAGGCCAATAGAGATTGCCCACATCCTGTTCGCCAATCAAGCGCCCTTCGGCTGCTGTTCCTCCTGCGGCGCTGTATTGAACAAGATTATGGTATGTTTGAATCAACAAGGCAGAGCGTTCAACAACAACAGCCAAGAGTTCCTGTTCGTGTTGAGCGGACCCAAACCTTTGAACTGCGCGGGATAACGGAAGAAATGATCGGGCACATTATCGGCAATAATGGTTCTAAATTACTTCCCCTGCAAAGGCGCCATGCGTGCAAGATAGTTATTGAGTCCAAAAAAGATGGGGAAAGAAGGATCGTAAATGCAGTGATTACCAAGAAGGTGAAGAACGTTGACAGTCTGAAAGAAATATATGATGACCTGCAAGCATTAGCTGACGATGAGAAGTCCAGTTTGGAACGTTATCAAGGCAAT GTGGACATGGAACAAGATGATTCTGTAAATTCTGACGACTCTGGAAATTTGTCAAGTCCTGCTGAAATTGCTAACCTATCACTTGGAGCCACTGGAACTGATGAACCTCCAGCCAATCAGCTTGGGGCTTCTCAAGGAACTGCAGCCAATCAGAGAGGGGCTTCTTTGAGTGCTGCAGCCAATCAGCAGGGAGCTTCTTTTGGAAATCCTGCCAGTCAAGAAGGGGCCTCAAATGCAGAAGACAATCGCAATGCGGGTCCCAATGCCAATGGAAAAAGGCCGGCAGCGGATGCTCCAATT GCTGCGATGGGTGGAGCAGCCAGCGCGGAGGagcgtccgtctgtctgtctagtCCATGACCGGCGGTGGGCGGCCACGTTCCAGTTCATGCTGTCCCGCTGCTACACAATCATCAACCTGGCGCGAAAGGAGTGCAGACCTTTCTGGAGGTTCATTTGCGTGTGCGATGAACCAAGGCCAG atgTGCGCCTGTATTTTCCGGGGACTATCAACCACAACATGGAGAGGTTCAAACATGCCCTCGGAGAATGGCCCCACGAGTGTCAGACCATCATTCAGCCTGTGATTGGTCAGTGCGACCGAGGAGAGAACGCAGAGACCTGGTTCAGTCTGGTCAAATTTGCATTCGCATATGACGCAATTCTGACCAAACATCCGGAGATGTTACATCAGGATTATAAGCTGCCTGGAGTGGATTTTGTCAAGCGAT TGAATGAGGCTGCCAGTCAGCCAGGCCCATCTGGTAGAGAGGGTGGAGCTGAAGGGGGTGTGGCAGCTGGATGGGGCGTGCCTGGGGTGGCAGGGGCATCGGGCATTGAGAGATTCACACACACTACGGCGGCTACCACAGCGGCTGCATTACCTGAT AGGCCTGACATGGTTGACAACAGACTGGTGACGTTGAAGCGGGTGACGCCGGCAGATTGGGACGAGGACTGCTATTTCCACGGCAAGAAGAAGAAGTTTAAGTTTCAGTGCGTGACCAATCTCCTCCACAAGGATGGCCAGCTTCCTACCGGCCTCAACATACCCTTCTCTCTGGCTGTCTGTGTGTGCAATGAAACATTTG ATCGCAAGGACTACTATAAGACAGAGAGGGACCTTGATAGCGACTGCCTCACCATGAGGATACACTTGAAGTGCGTACGCGGAGCCGGGAAAGCCACGTTTGAGCCTCTCATTAAA
- the LOC127844397 gene encoding uncharacterized protein LOC127844397 isoform X2, whose product MHSKQKLYVLLMMASSKPVGQCCKHDPNWRSKVNWLLNSLRDTLIPAKYIARFYHLLCTCEEHVAREMGNPWESITDEHLADAVNFLDNHISQNPRNPASQVIRKMLEDLRKAGEINEQKANRDCPHPVRQSSALRLLFLLRRCIEQDYGMFESTRQSVQQQQPRVPVRVERTQTFELRGITEEMIGHIIGNNGSKLLPLQRRHACKIVIESKKDGERRIVNAVITKKVKNVDSLKEIYDDLQALADDEKSSLERYQGNVDMEQDDSVNSDDSGNLSSPAEIANLSLGATGTDEPPANQLGASQGTAANQRGASLSAAANQQGASFGNPASQEGASNAEDNRNAGPNANGKRPAADAPIAAMGGAASAEERPSVCLVHDRRWAATFQFMLSRCYTIINLARKECRPFWRFICVCDEPRPDVRLYFPGTINHNMERFKHALGEWPHECQTIIQPVIGQCDRGENAETWFSLVKFAFAYDAILTKHPEMLHQDYKLPGVDFVKRLNEAASQPGPSGREGGAEGGVAAGWGVPGVAGASGIERFTHTTAATTAAALPDRPDMVDNRLVTLKRVTPADWDEDCYFHGKKKKFKFQCVTNLLHKDGQLPTGLNIPFSLAVCVCNETFDRKDYYKTERDLDSDCLTMRIHLKCVRGAGKATFEPLIKVLEDYQKDKQITCGLVKLVYHFNQVLRKKLDEYTILKRLHKQPK is encoded by the exons AAGCTGTACGTTCTCTTAATGATGGCAAGCAGCAAACCGGTCGGTCAGTGTTGCAAACATGATCCAAATTGGCGCAGCAAAGTGAATTGGCTTTTGAACAGCCTGCGCGATACGCTGATTCCTGCCAAGTACATCGCTCGCTTTTACCACCTGCTGTGCACATGTGAGGAGCACGTGGCCAGAGAAATGG GGAATCCTTGGGAATCGATTACTGATGAGCATTTGGCTGATGCTGTAAACTTCCTTGACAACCACATCTCTCAGAATCCACGAAACCCTGCCAGCCAGGTAATCCGTAAAATGCTGGAAGATCTGAGAAAAGCTGGCGAAATCAATGAACAGAAGGCCAATAGAGATTGCCCACATCCTGTTCGCCAATCAAGCGCCCTTCGGCTGCTGTTCCTCCTGCGGCGCTGTATTGAACAAGATTATGGTATGTTTGAATCAACAAGGCAGAGCGTTCAACAACAACAGCCAAGAGTTCCTGTTCGTGTTGAGCGGACCCAAACCTTTGAACTGCGCGGGATAACGGAAGAAATGATCGGGCACATTATCGGCAATAATGGTTCTAAATTACTTCCCCTGCAAAGGCGCCATGCGTGCAAGATAGTTATTGAGTCCAAAAAAGATGGGGAAAGAAGGATCGTAAATGCAGTGATTACCAAGAAGGTGAAGAACGTTGACAGTCTGAAAGAAATATATGATGACCTGCAAGCATTAGCTGACGATGAGAAGTCCAGTTTGGAACGTTATCAAGGCAAT GTGGACATGGAACAAGATGATTCTGTAAATTCTGACGACTCTGGAAATTTGTCAAGTCCTGCTGAAATTGCTAACCTATCACTTGGAGCCACTGGAACTGATGAACCTCCAGCCAATCAGCTTGGGGCTTCTCAAGGAACTGCAGCCAATCAGAGAGGGGCTTCTTTGAGTGCTGCAGCCAATCAGCAGGGAGCTTCTTTTGGAAATCCTGCCAGTCAAGAAGGGGCCTCAAATGCAGAAGACAATCGCAATGCGGGTCCCAATGCCAATGGAAAAAGGCCGGCAGCGGATGCTCCAATT GCTGCGATGGGTGGAGCAGCCAGCGCGGAGGagcgtccgtctgtctgtctagtCCATGACCGGCGGTGGGCGGCCACGTTCCAGTTCATGCTGTCCCGCTGCTACACAATCATCAACCTGGCGCGAAAGGAGTGCAGACCTTTCTGGAGGTTCATTTGCGTGTGCGATGAACCAAGGCCAG atgTGCGCCTGTATTTTCCGGGGACTATCAACCACAACATGGAGAGGTTCAAACATGCCCTCGGAGAATGGCCCCACGAGTGTCAGACCATCATTCAGCCTGTGATTGGTCAGTGCGACCGAGGAGAGAACGCAGAGACCTGGTTCAGTCTGGTCAAATTTGCATTCGCATATGACGCAATTCTGACCAAACATCCGGAGATGTTACATCAGGATTATAAGCTGCCTGGAGTGGATTTTGTCAAGCGAT TGAATGAGGCTGCCAGTCAGCCAGGCCCATCTGGTAGAGAGGGTGGAGCTGAAGGGGGTGTGGCAGCTGGATGGGGCGTGCCTGGGGTGGCAGGGGCATCGGGCATTGAGAGATTCACACACACTACGGCGGCTACCACAGCGGCTGCATTACCTGAT AGGCCTGACATGGTTGACAACAGACTGGTGACGTTGAAGCGGGTGACGCCGGCAGATTGGGACGAGGACTGCTATTTCCACGGCAAGAAGAAGAAGTTTAAGTTTCAGTGCGTGACCAATCTCCTCCACAAGGATGGCCAGCTTCCTACCGGCCTCAACATACCCTTCTCTCTGGCTGTCTGTGTGTGCAATGAAACATTTG ATCGCAAGGACTACTATAAGACAGAGAGGGACCTTGATAGCGACTGCCTCACCATGAGGATACACTTGAAGTGCGTACGCGGAGCCGGGAAAGCCACGTTTGAGCCTCTCATTAAA
- the LOC127844397 gene encoding uncharacterized protein LOC127844397 isoform X3: MMASSKPVGQCCKHDPNWRSKVNWLLNSLRDTLIPAKYIARFYHLLCTCEEHVAREMGNPWESITDEHLADAVNFLDNHISQNPRNPASQVIRKMLEDLRKAGEINEQKANRDCPHPVRQSSALRLLFLLRRCIEQDYGMFESTRQSVQQQQPRVPVRVERTQTFELRGITEEMIGHIIGNNGSKLLPLQRRHACKIVIESKKDGERRIVNAVITKKVKNVDSLKEIYDDLQALADDEKSSLERYQGNVDMEQDDSVNSDDSGNLSSPAEIANLSLGATGTDEPPANQLGASQGTAANQRGASLSAAANQQGASFGNPASQEGASNAEDNRNAGPNANGKRPAADAPIAAMGGAASAEERPSVCLVHDRRWAATFQFMLSRCYTIINLARKECRPFWRFICVCDEPRPDVRLYFPGTINHNMERFKHALGEWPHECQTIIQPVIGQCDRGENAETWFSLVKFAFAYDAILTKHPEMLHQDYKLPGVDFVKRLNEAASQPGPSGREGGAEGGVAAGWGVPGVAGASGIERFTHTTAATTAAALPDRPDMVDNRLVTLKRVTPADWDEDCYFHGKKKKFKFQCVTNLLHKDGQLPTGLNIPFSLAVCVCNETFDRKDYYKTERDLDSDCLTMRIHLKCVRGAGKATFEPLIKVLEDYQKDKQITCGLVKLVYHFNQVLRKKLDEYTILKRLHKQPK, encoded by the exons ATGATGGCAAGCAGCAAACCGGTCGGTCAGTGTTGCAAACATGATCCAAATTGGCGCAGCAAAGTGAATTGGCTTTTGAACAGCCTGCGCGATACGCTGATTCCTGCCAAGTACATCGCTCGCTTTTACCACCTGCTGTGCACATGTGAGGAGCACGTGGCCAGAGAAATGG GGAATCCTTGGGAATCGATTACTGATGAGCATTTGGCTGATGCTGTAAACTTCCTTGACAACCACATCTCTCAGAATCCACGAAACCCTGCCAGCCAGGTAATCCGTAAAATGCTGGAAGATCTGAGAAAAGCTGGCGAAATCAATGAACAGAAGGCCAATAGAGATTGCCCACATCCTGTTCGCCAATCAAGCGCCCTTCGGCTGCTGTTCCTCCTGCGGCGCTGTATTGAACAAGATTATGGTATGTTTGAATCAACAAGGCAGAGCGTTCAACAACAACAGCCAAGAGTTCCTGTTCGTGTTGAGCGGACCCAAACCTTTGAACTGCGCGGGATAACGGAAGAAATGATCGGGCACATTATCGGCAATAATGGTTCTAAATTACTTCCCCTGCAAAGGCGCCATGCGTGCAAGATAGTTATTGAGTCCAAAAAAGATGGGGAAAGAAGGATCGTAAATGCAGTGATTACCAAGAAGGTGAAGAACGTTGACAGTCTGAAAGAAATATATGATGACCTGCAAGCATTAGCTGACGATGAGAAGTCCAGTTTGGAACGTTATCAAGGCAAT GTGGACATGGAACAAGATGATTCTGTAAATTCTGACGACTCTGGAAATTTGTCAAGTCCTGCTGAAATTGCTAACCTATCACTTGGAGCCACTGGAACTGATGAACCTCCAGCCAATCAGCTTGGGGCTTCTCAAGGAACTGCAGCCAATCAGAGAGGGGCTTCTTTGAGTGCTGCAGCCAATCAGCAGGGAGCTTCTTTTGGAAATCCTGCCAGTCAAGAAGGGGCCTCAAATGCAGAAGACAATCGCAATGCGGGTCCCAATGCCAATGGAAAAAGGCCGGCAGCGGATGCTCCAATT GCTGCGATGGGTGGAGCAGCCAGCGCGGAGGagcgtccgtctgtctgtctagtCCATGACCGGCGGTGGGCGGCCACGTTCCAGTTCATGCTGTCCCGCTGCTACACAATCATCAACCTGGCGCGAAAGGAGTGCAGACCTTTCTGGAGGTTCATTTGCGTGTGCGATGAACCAAGGCCAG atgTGCGCCTGTATTTTCCGGGGACTATCAACCACAACATGGAGAGGTTCAAACATGCCCTCGGAGAATGGCCCCACGAGTGTCAGACCATCATTCAGCCTGTGATTGGTCAGTGCGACCGAGGAGAGAACGCAGAGACCTGGTTCAGTCTGGTCAAATTTGCATTCGCATATGACGCAATTCTGACCAAACATCCGGAGATGTTACATCAGGATTATAAGCTGCCTGGAGTGGATTTTGTCAAGCGAT TGAATGAGGCTGCCAGTCAGCCAGGCCCATCTGGTAGAGAGGGTGGAGCTGAAGGGGGTGTGGCAGCTGGATGGGGCGTGCCTGGGGTGGCAGGGGCATCGGGCATTGAGAGATTCACACACACTACGGCGGCTACCACAGCGGCTGCATTACCTGAT AGGCCTGACATGGTTGACAACAGACTGGTGACGTTGAAGCGGGTGACGCCGGCAGATTGGGACGAGGACTGCTATTTCCACGGCAAGAAGAAGAAGTTTAAGTTTCAGTGCGTGACCAATCTCCTCCACAAGGATGGCCAGCTTCCTACCGGCCTCAACATACCCTTCTCTCTGGCTGTCTGTGTGTGCAATGAAACATTTG ATCGCAAGGACTACTATAAGACAGAGAGGGACCTTGATAGCGACTGCCTCACCATGAGGATACACTTGAAGTGCGTACGCGGAGCCGGGAAAGCCACGTTTGAGCCTCTCATTAAA